The following are encoded together in the Hypnocyclicus thermotrophus genome:
- the hflX gene encoding GTPase HflX has product MIKIYNISEELNPKKALIVGVELFKEKNNISIDDSLNELKELANAIGYEVVQIIKQSKSKIESATYLGTGKIQEINLLVDRYDIDIVIFDEELSGIQIRNLEKIVKTDILDRTGLILNIFADRAKSKEGKLQIELAKLKYQLPRLIGWGKMLSRTGAGIGTRGLGESKLELDRRYISKKISDLEKQLKEVKKHREIQRAKRKRNSIPTVALVGYTNSGKSTLLNYFMKLDNNHIERTESFAKDMLFATLDPFHKLIKLEGNLEFLLIDTVGFVSKLPHFLVEAFKSTLEEITEADLLIYVLDISRKDYKHQLKVTKDVIKELNAEDKTYITVYNKIDKLSQDELKKIVIPMENSIEISALRGDGLEELIKKIEINLFEDEKKVDMQIPFIKGSIISYILENSRVISKEYNENGILITTFLNKKDYNKYKKFIIK; this is encoded by the coding sequence GTGATTAAAATATATAATATTTCTGAGGAATTAAATCCAAAAAAGGCATTAATAGTAGGAGTAGAACTATTTAAAGAAAAAAATAATATTTCTATTGATGATTCATTAAATGAATTAAAAGAATTAGCCAATGCTATAGGTTATGAAGTAGTACAAATTATAAAACAATCAAAATCAAAAATAGAAAGTGCAACATATTTAGGAACAGGAAAAATACAAGAAATAAATCTTTTAGTAGATAGATATGATATAGATATTGTTATTTTTGATGAAGAATTATCTGGAATTCAAATAAGAAACCTTGAAAAAATAGTAAAAACTGATATTTTAGATAGAACAGGACTTATATTAAATATTTTTGCTGATAGAGCAAAATCAAAAGAAGGTAAACTACAAATAGAATTAGCCAAATTAAAGTATCAGCTACCAAGACTTATTGGATGGGGAAAAATGCTTTCAAGAACAGGTGCTGGGATAGGAACCAGAGGTCTTGGAGAATCAAAATTAGAATTAGATAGAAGGTATATTTCAAAAAAAATAAGTGATCTTGAAAAACAATTGAAAGAAGTAAAAAAACATAGAGAAATACAAAGAGCAAAAAGGAAAAGGAATTCTATTCCTACTGTAGCACTTGTAGGATATACGAATTCTGGAAAATCTACTCTTTTAAATTATTTTATGAAGTTAGATAATAATCATATTGAAAGAACCGAATCATTTGCAAAAGATATGTTATTTGCGACTCTTGATCCATTTCATAAACTAATAAAATTAGAAGGGAATTTAGAATTTTTATTAATTGATACAGTTGGTTTTGTGAGTAAATTACCTCATTTTTTAGTAGAAGCTTTTAAATCAACGCTTGAAGAGATAACAGAAGCAGATCTTTTAATATATGTACTAGATATATCGCGTAAAGATTATAAACATCAATTAAAAGTCACGAAAGATGTAATAAAAGAGTTAAATGCAGAAGATAAAACTTATATAACAGTTTATAATAAAATTGATAAATTATCTCAAGATGAATTAAAAAAAATTGTTATTCCAATGGAAAATTCAATTGAAATATCTGCATTAAGAGGAGATGGATTAGAAGAGCTAATTAAAAAAATAGAAATTAATTTATTTGAAGATGAGAAAAAAGTTGATATGCAAATTCCATTTATTAAAGGTAGCATAATATCATATATACTTGAAAATAGTAGAGTAATTTCAAAGGAATATAATGAAAATGGGATATTAATAACAACTTTTTTAAATAAAAAAGATTATAATAAATATAAAAAATTTATTATTAAATAA
- a CDS encoding acetate uptake transporter: MERIIKDTTANPAPLGLLGFGLTTVLLNLHNAGFFELNVMIMAMGIFYGGIAQLIAGILESKKGNTFGAIAFISYGAFWLTLVAIWTLPLLGLPKASPTAMGWYLLMWGIMTFGMFIATLNAAKISQFVFLSLTILFVLLAISDFTGSHTLHTIAGYEGILTGALAIYDAFGQIINESLKKDIIPLGKK, encoded by the coding sequence ATGGAAAGAATAATTAAAGACACAACTGCAAATCCAGCACCTTTAGGGTTATTAGGTTTTGGATTAACTACTGTATTACTTAATTTACACAATGCAGGTTTTTTTGAATTGAATGTGATGATTATGGCAATGGGTATTTTTTATGGTGGAATAGCACAACTTATAGCAGGTATACTAGAAAGTAAAAAAGGAAATACTTTTGGAGCTATTGCTTTTATTTCTTATGGAGCATTTTGGTTAACTTTAGTTGCTATATGGACTCTTCCTTTATTAGGATTACCTAAAGCATCTCCAACTGCTATGGGATGGTATTTATTAATGTGGGGAATTATGACTTTTGGTATGTTTATAGCTACTCTTAATGCTGCAAAAATTAGTCAATTTGTATTTTTAAGTTTAACAATATTATTTGTTTTACTTGCTATATCTGATTTTACAGGAAGTCATACTTTACATACTATTGCTGGTTACGAAGGAATATTAACTGGTGCATTAGCTATCTATGATGCATTTGGACAAATTATTAATGAATCACTAAAAAAAGATATTATTCCACTTGGAAAAAAATAA
- a CDS encoding endo-1,4-beta-xylanase produces MFKKFFCFIILLVFSNCNKIIDNTEDKSLRKYAKNSNILIGTAIESIQLEDIKFAETLKREFNYITPENSMKWGFIHSKRYEFDFDRADKIVDFALKNNMKVRGHTLIWHIENPEWLLKLENDTSVNFENILAYHIKTVVKHYKGKVYAWDVINEALEYNRYKETFWYKNIGEDYIEKALKWTHKEDPNAKLFINDNMIEEINPKSDFLYELVNNLLSKNVPLDGIGFQFHLKLNNSLDMESVEKNIKRFLELGLEINFTEVDIETEGELTEEKLEKQATIYKKLMILVKKYDKVTAFTTWGLSDKYSWIVREYDNKNPGLIFDEEFNPKLAYYKIKEILQLP; encoded by the coding sequence ATGTTTAAAAAATTTTTTTGTTTTATAATTCTTTTAGTTTTTAGTAATTGCAATAAAATAATAGATAATACTGAAGATAAATCATTAAGAAAATATGCTAAGAATTCTAATATTTTAATAGGAACAGCTATAGAAAGTATTCAACTTGAAGATATAAAATTTGCAGAGACATTAAAAAGAGAATTTAATTATATTACTCCAGAAAATAGTATGAAATGGGGATTTATTCATTCTAAAAGATATGAATTTGATTTTGATAGGGCAGATAAAATAGTAGATTTTGCGTTAAAAAATAATATGAAAGTAAGAGGTCATACTTTAATATGGCATATTGAAAATCCTGAGTGGTTATTAAAACTTGAAAATGATACATCTGTTAATTTTGAAAATATCCTTGCATATCATATAAAAACAGTTGTAAAACATTATAAAGGAAAAGTATATGCTTGGGATGTTATAAATGAAGCATTGGAATATAATAGATATAAAGAAACTTTTTGGTATAAAAATATTGGTGAAGATTATATTGAAAAAGCTTTAAAATGGACTCATAAGGAAGATCCAAATGCAAAACTTTTTATAAATGATAATATGATAGAGGAAATAAATCCAAAATCAGATTTTTTATATGAATTAGTAAATAATCTATTATCTAAAAATGTTCCTTTAGATGGAATAGGATTTCAATTTCATTTAAAATTAAATAATTCTTTAGATATGGAAAGTGTTGAGAAAAATATTAAACGATTTTTAGAATTAGGATTAGAAATAAATTTTACTGAAGTAGATATAGAAACTGAGGGAGAATTAACAGAAGAGAAATTAGAAAAGCAAGCAACAATTTATAAAAAATTAATGATATTAGTAAAAAAATATGATAAAGTAACAGCATTTACAACTTGGGGATTAAGTGATAAGTATTCATGGATTGTAAGAGAGTATGATAACAAAAATCCTGGCCTTATTTTTGATGAAGAATTTAATCCAAAACTAGCATATTATAAAATAAAAGAAATATTACAATTACCATAA
- a CDS encoding LacI family DNA-binding transcriptional regulator, with the protein MKSEDIAKLAGVSRSTVSRVINNYPNIPEKTKQKVQAVIDKYGYTPNSIARTLAGKKNNIIGLFIFDKFYNKNIDPNNPMYSIHDSPYLSELISYVTDAAENNDFNILISVINSQSKKNKFDKLIKSDIISGAIIVGGETDKEILGKIISSKIKTVFIDEYLDGEYDNIIHIYSENYEGAYTATQELIKAGHKKIAHITGNLKKFDARERLRAFKDCLIDNGIKLNKNYIIEGDFSLKSGYNAAKELYEKNKNNMPTAIFIANDLMAVKAIEYFKEKNFNIPQDISIIGFDNHSFAEILLGGLSTISRPIGELAIKAVNSLITFIYLDDKSKIKQEKIKSNYINRKTIKPPK; encoded by the coding sequence ATGAAAAGTGAAGATATTGCTAAATTAGCTGGGGTCTCTAGAAGTACTGTTTCTCGTGTAATCAATAATTATCCTAACATTCCCGAGAAAACAAAACAAAAAGTACAAGCTGTTATTGATAAATATGGCTATACCCCAAATTCTATTGCTAGAACTTTAGCAGGTAAAAAAAATAATATAATTGGTCTTTTTATTTTTGATAAATTTTATAATAAGAATATTGATCCAAATAATCCGATGTATTCTATTCATGATTCTCCTTATTTATCAGAACTTATAAGCTATGTTACTGATGCTGCCGAAAATAATGATTTCAATATTCTTATATCCGTTATAAATAGCCAGTCTAAAAAAAATAAATTTGACAAATTAATAAAATCAGATATTATTAGCGGTGCTATAATTGTTGGTGGAGAAACTGATAAAGAAATACTTGGTAAAATAATTAGTTCTAAAATAAAAACTGTATTTATAGATGAATATTTAGATGGTGAATATGATAATATTATTCATATTTATTCTGAAAATTATGAAGGAGCTTATACTGCTACACAAGAATTAATAAAAGCTGGTCATAAAAAAATTGCTCACATTACAGGAAATTTAAAAAAATTTGATGCTAGAGAAAGATTACGTGCTTTTAAAGATTGTTTAATCGATAATGGAATTAAATTAAATAAAAATTATATTATTGAAGGTGATTTTTCTCTAAAATCAGGTTATAATGCAGCTAAAGAACTTTACGAAAAAAATAAAAATAATATGCCAACAGCTATTTTTATTGCTAATGATTTAATGGCTGTAAAAGCTATTGAATATTTTAAAGAAAAAAATTTTAATATTCCACAAGATATTTCCATTATAGGTTTTGATAATCATTCTTTTGCTGAAATATTACTTGGTGGTTTGTCTACTATTTCAAGACCAATAGGTGAACTAGCTATAAAAGCCGTTAATTCTTTAATAACCTTTATCTATTTAGATGATAAATCAAAAATTAAACAAGAAAAAATAAAATCAAATTATATCAATAGAAAAACAATAAAGCCCCCAAAATAA
- a CDS encoding lysophospholipid acyltransferase family protein gives MVHKFEIIIIKLLYKLLMLFPENSRYNFGGFLGKLAYKYINSRREITYKNLKIAFPEKSEEELEKIAKKSFEIIGKTFLAGFWTPNIIETDKVKIKNKKLLDDIYNKNKGVILVGLHMGNIEANLKLAKYYKTYDVIRRQKNPYLDDFINNNRRKTGINLIYKGKTTIRELIKAIKNKNLISLFSDHYDSGGIELDFFGKPTRMSTGAITIALKYNAPIVLFFNTLNEDNTSTIHIKKEFILFKTGNLEKDIILNMKRIIKEYENIIREYPEQWMWLHKRWR, from the coding sequence TTGGTACATAAATTTGAAATTATTATTATTAAGTTATTATATAAACTATTAATGCTTTTTCCTGAAAATTCTAGATATAATTTTGGTGGATTTTTAGGAAAGCTTGCATATAAATATATTAATAGTAGAAGAGAAATAACTTATAAAAACTTGAAAATTGCTTTTCCTGAAAAATCTGAAGAAGAACTTGAAAAAATAGCTAAAAAATCTTTTGAAATTATAGGAAAAACTTTTCTAGCTGGATTTTGGACTCCTAATATAATAGAAACTGATAAAGTTAAAATAAAAAACAAAAAACTTTTAGACGATATATATAATAAAAATAAAGGAGTTATCTTAGTTGGACTACATATGGGAAATATTGAGGCTAATTTAAAATTAGCAAAATATTATAAAACATATGATGTAATAAGACGGCAAAAAAACCCCTATTTAGATGATTTCATAAATAATAATAGAAGAAAAACTGGAATTAATTTAATATACAAAGGTAAAACAACAATAAGAGAATTAATTAAAGCAATCAAAAATAAGAATTTAATATCTCTTTTTTCTGATCATTATGATAGTGGAGGAATAGAATTAGATTTTTTTGGTAAACCTACTCGTATGTCAACAGGTGCTATTACTATTGCTCTAAAATATAATGCTCCTATTGTGTTATTTTTTAATACTTTAAATGAAGATAATACATCTACTATTCATATAAAAAAAGAATTTATTTTATTTAAAACTGGTAATTTAGAAAAAGATATAATATTAAATATGAAAAGAATAATAAAAGAATATGAAAATATTATTAGAGAATATCCTGAACAATGGATGTGGCTACATAAAAGATGGAGGTAA
- a CDS encoding S41 family peptidase, translating into MKKFILILIMFIYFDFSYSLSSYKNDFILFTKILETNYPLLENNISKNEYLKLKNNILNNFQNDYFYLYKSLNIIRHNLKDHNIKINHPTFIENKLLNNNYLNLNIKNINGKIINKTINSNLPFNGEITKINNIDIDTILKNLSIYESSSYSKIFPYSSLEINHNFSLFFKYFYGDFNSYNITYKLNGIERNITLNPKKINIIEYENSISYEEISNDIAYIKFYDYDINNFNKYFEKFKYKKNLIIDIRNNFDNTNITNILSYFIKDTKYFYTDYFLKTKKLYKEHIINNYTFNDIYYKKNNDFYNLKNLFFNNSNKHYIQQNNNKINRNYEKYNGKIYILENTLSENSSIDFSIFLKKYCNAVIIGEDSKKNLKLKSINSNIIYLLPKSKIIISIPYKYVERINNYYLLIPDNIIYDDNTETEFIDNKLNFVLNDILLNNSSN; encoded by the coding sequence ATGAAAAAATTTATTTTGATTTTAATCATGTTTATTTACTTTGATTTTTCTTATTCTTTGAGTAGCTATAAAAATGATTTTATTTTATTTACTAAAATTTTAGAAACTAATTATCCTTTATTAGAAAATAATATATCTAAAAATGAATATTTAAAATTAAAGAATAATATTTTAAATAATTTTCAAAATGATTATTTTTATTTATATAAATCGCTAAATATAATTAGACATAATTTAAAAGACCATAATATAAAAATTAATCACCCAACTTTTATTGAAAATAAGTTATTAAATAATAATTACTTAAATTTAAATATAAAAAATATAAATGGAAAAATAATTAATAAAACAATAAATTCAAATTTACCTTTTAATGGAGAAATCACTAAAATTAATAATATTGATATTGATACAATACTTAAAAATTTATCAATTTATGAATCTAGTTCATATTCAAAAATTTTTCCTTATAGCTCTTTAGAAATCAATCATAATTTTTCCTTATTTTTTAAATATTTTTATGGTGATTTTAATAGCTATAATATAACTTATAAATTGAATGGTATCGAAAGAAATATAACTTTAAATCCAAAAAAAATAAATATTATAGAATATGAAAACAGTATTTCTTACGAAGAAATTTCAAATGATATAGCTTATATAAAATTTTATGATTATGATATTAATAATTTTAATAAATATTTTGAAAAATTTAAATATAAAAAAAATTTAATTATTGATATTCGTAATAATTTTGACAATACTAATATAACTAATATATTATCTTATTTTATAAAAGATACAAAATATTTTTACACGGATTATTTTTTAAAAACTAAAAAACTTTACAAAGAACATATAATAAATAATTATACTTTTAATGATATTTATTATAAAAAAAATAATGATTTTTATAATTTAAAAAATTTATTTTTTAATAATTCAAATAAGCATTATATTCAGCAAAATAACAATAAAATAAATAGAAATTATGAAAAATATAATGGTAAAATTTATATATTAGAAAATACTCTTAGTGAAAATTCTTCAATAGATTTTTCTATTTTTTTAAAAAAATATTGTAATGCTGTTATAATAGGAGAAGATAGCAAGAAAAATCTTAAACTAAAATCTATAAATAGTAATATTATTTATTTATTACCTAAAAGTAAAATTATTATTTCTATTCCTTATAAATATGTTGAAAGAATTAATAATTATTATTTATTAATTCCTGATAATATTATTTATGATGATAATACAGAAACTGAATTCATTGACAATAAACTGAATTTTGTTTTAAATGATATTTTATTAAATAATAGTTCTAATTAA
- a CDS encoding metal ABC transporter ATP-binding protein, translated as MKNIVVEFRNVSFSYEKERVLQNLNFKIYENEMVTIVGPNGGGKTTLIKLISGLLIPDFGDIFLSTSNIGYVSQHSDLDNKFPISVFETVLLGRVKNFGLIKKEDKEKTIEALREVGLEKIKNKSFNSLSGGQKQRVLIARALATEAKILLLDEPTSNIDVEIGKNLNSLLKKLKEKMTIILITHDTSFVSNITDRVFCINKHFKEHPLDVNIDNIIKSSYDNDVALVRHDVNIKETGGENELY; from the coding sequence ATGAAAAATATTGTAGTAGAGTTTAGAAATGTTAGTTTTTCATATGAAAAAGAAAGGGTATTGCAAAATTTAAATTTTAAAATATACGAAAATGAAATGGTAACAATAGTAGGGCCTAACGGTGGGGGAAAAACAACTCTTATAAAATTAATTTCAGGACTACTTATTCCGGATTTTGGAGATATTTTCTTATCTACTTCAAATATTGGATATGTATCTCAACATTCTGATTTAGATAATAAATTTCCAATTTCTGTATTTGAAACAGTTTTATTAGGAAGAGTAAAAAATTTTGGACTTATAAAAAAAGAAGATAAAGAAAAAACTATAGAAGCATTAAGAGAGGTTGGACTTGAGAAAATAAAAAACAAATCTTTTAATAGTTTATCTGGTGGTCAAAAACAACGTGTTTTAATAGCTAGAGCATTAGCAACAGAAGCAAAAATACTTCTTTTAGATGAACCAACATCAAATATTGATGTTGAAATTGGAAAAAATTTAAATTCACTTTTAAAAAAATTAAAAGAGAAAATGACAATAATTCTTATTACTCATGATACATCTTTTGTATCAAATATAACTGATAGAGTTTTTTGTATAAATAAACATTTTAAAGAGCATCCTCTTGATGTAAATATTGATAATATTATAAAGTCATCATATGATAATGATGTAGCATTAGTTCGACATGATGTAAATATAAAAGAAACAGGAGGAGAAAATGAACTTTATTGA
- a CDS encoding metal ABC transporter solute-binding protein, Zn/Mn family — protein sequence MIKKILIILNFILISTLVFSSTDKLKIYTSILPQKYFVEKIGGDKVIVDSLVKKGMSPETFKPTTKDIIALSQSKIYFTIGLEFEEKFKNKLIKTIKDLIIVDISKDIKKRKFKSEAGEHHRGIEDPHIWMSPILVKQEVKHIYNTLIQYDTNNKEYYTKNYIKFLNELDELNNFVKSKLDKYNGKVILVYHPSFGYFTDEYGLIQNSIEVEGKEPTSRELFNIINQTKKYKINTIFTQPEFSLKSAKIIANAINGKMEVINPLEYDYINNIKNITLKIEESLK from the coding sequence ATGATAAAAAAAATTTTAATAATATTAAATTTTATACTTATTTCAACTTTAGTATTTTCAAGTACAGATAAATTAAAAATTTATACAAGTATTTTACCACAAAAATATTTTGTTGAAAAAATAGGTGGTGATAAAGTTATAGTTGATTCTCTTGTAAAAAAAGGAATGAGTCCAGAAACATTTAAACCAACAACAAAGGATATTATAGCATTAAGTCAAAGTAAGATTTATTTTACAATTGGCTTAGAATTTGAAGAGAAATTTAAAAATAAATTAATTAAAACTATTAAAGATTTAATAATAGTAGATATATCTAAAGATATAAAGAAAAGAAAATTCAAATCAGAAGCTGGTGAACATCATCGAGGTATAGAAGATCCTCATATATGGATGTCACCTATATTAGTAAAACAGGAAGTAAAACATATATATAATACTTTAATACAATATGATACTAATAACAAAGAATATTATACTAAAAACTATATAAAATTTTTAAATGAATTAGATGAATTAAATAATTTTGTGAAATCAAAATTAGATAAATATAATGGTAAAGTAATATTAGTATATCATCCTTCTTTTGGATATTTTACAGATGAATATGGCTTAATTCAAAATTCCATTGAAGTAGAAGGAAAAGAACCAACTTCAAGAGAGCTTTTTAATATAATAAACCAAACTAAGAAATATAAAATAAATACAATATTTACTCAACCAGAATTTTCACTAAAAAGTGCTAAAATAATCGCAAATGCTATAAATGGAAAAATGGAAGTTATCAATCCTTTAGAATATGATTATATAAATAATATAAAAAATATAACTCTAAAAATAGAGGAGAGTTTAAAATGA
- a CDS encoding metal ABC transporter permease — MNFIDILMSPDIPFLRYAFIIAIIVSISLGISGSIVVVKNMSYVAGAISHAILGGIGIALYLEIALNIKYINPTIGALVFAILSAYIINYAITKGKERKDTIIGIIWSVGMSVGVLFISITPGYVDPMNYLFGNILLINKSDIFLILGLNILILIFLYFFYHQILLVMFDEEFAKTRGIDTEKIQLLMMIFIAITVLMLVRIIGILMVIALLTIPPAIVQNDNNSLKKLIIKSIFINMIVLVIGIFLSFYLNVSVSVITVLLLGILYIIRLK; from the coding sequence ATGAACTTTATTGATATACTTATGAGTCCAGATATTCCTTTTTTACGTTATGCTTTTATTATAGCTATTATCGTAAGTATAAGTCTTGGAATATCAGGAAGTATTGTAGTAGTTAAAAATATGAGTTATGTAGCGGGTGCTATAAGCCATGCTATTCTTGGTGGAATAGGAATAGCACTTTATTTAGAGATAGCGCTTAATATAAAATATATAAATCCTACAATAGGAGCTCTTGTATTTGCTATTTTATCGGCATATATTATAAATTATGCTATTACAAAAGGTAAAGAACGAAAAGATACGATAATTGGTATAATTTGGTCAGTAGGAATGTCTGTAGGTGTATTATTTATATCAATTACACCTGGATATGTAGATCCAATGAATTATTTATTTGGGAATATTTTACTTATAAATAAATCAGATATTTTTTTAATTTTAGGATTAAATATACTTATATTAATATTTTTATACTTTTTTTATCATCAAATTTTATTAGTAATGTTTGATGAAGAATTTGCAAAAACTAGAGGAATAGATACAGAAAAAATACAACTTCTTATGATGATATTTATAGCTATTACAGTTCTTATGCTTGTAAGAATAATAGGTATATTAATGGTTATAGCATTACTTACTATTCCACCAGCAATAGTACAAAATGATAATAATAGCTTAAAAAAGTTAATTATAAAATCTATATTTATAAATATGATTGTATTAGTTATAGGTATATTTCTTAGTTTTTATTTAAATGTATCTGTTAGTGTAATAACTGTACTTTTACTTGGGATATTATATATAATTAGATTAAAATAA
- the kdsB gene encoding 3-deoxy-manno-octulosonate cytidylyltransferase has protein sequence MKFLGVIPARYGSTRFEGKPLADIHGHPMIEWVYKKAKLSNLDEVIVATDDSRIYNTVTKFGGKVEMTSTKHNTGTDRIAEIAEKYSDYNVIINIQGDEPIIEKEMINSLINAFKNENELKMATLKHKIIDFKNVKNENFVKVICDKNDYAIYFSRSIIPFPRHLDIDNYYKHIGIYAYNREFLLRYAKMEQTPLEKSESLEQLRALENGYKIKVLETTCEIHGVDTREDLEKVKQIIIDRDIKINK, from the coding sequence ATGAAATTTTTAGGTGTTATACCTGCTAGATACGGTTCTACTCGGTTTGAAGGGAAACCTTTAGCTGATATTCATGGTCATCCTATGATCGAATGGGTATATAAAAAAGCTAAATTATCTAATTTAGATGAAGTAATTGTAGCAACAGATGATTCTAGAATATACAATACTGTAACTAAATTTGGTGGTAAAGTAGAAATGACATCAACTAAACATAATACTGGTACTGATAGAATAGCTGAAATAGCTGAAAAATATAGTGATTATAACGTAATAATTAATATACAAGGTGATGAACCTATAATTGAAAAAGAGATGATTAACTCTTTAATAAATGCTTTTAAAAATGAAAATGAATTAAAAATGGCTACTTTAAAACATAAAATTATAGATTTTAAAAATGTTAAAAATGAAAATTTTGTAAAAGTTATTTGTGATAAAAATGATTATGCTATCTATTTTTCAAGAAGTATAATTCCTTTTCCAAGACATCTTGACATAGATAACTATTATAAACATATTGGTATCTATGCATATAACAGGGAATTTTTACTCCGTTATGCTAAAATGGAACAAACTCCCCTTGAAAAATCAGAATCACTAGAACAACTCAGAGCACTAGAAAATGGTTATAAAATAAAAGTTTTAGAAACTACATGTGAAATACATGGTGTTGATACAAGAGAAGATCTCGAAAAAGTAAAACAAATAATAATTGATAGAGATATAAAAATAAATAAATAA